In the genome of Populus nigra chromosome 9, ddPopNigr1.1, whole genome shotgun sequence, one region contains:
- the LOC133702687 gene encoding probable serine/threonine-protein kinase PBL23: protein MGWFKCCMSEERLGRKALKKSIKEYRDAETLASYANISFKTDSSRKRFITEEIKKIGKGNISADIFTCRELATATTNFNNENLIGEGGFGRVYKGLIAKTNQVVAVKQLDRNGFQGNREFLVEVLMLSLLHHPNLVNMVGYCADGDQRILVYEFMVNGSLEDHLLDLTPDKNPLDWNTRIKIAEGAARGLEYLHESADPPVIYRDFKASNVLLDENFNPKLSDFGLAKLGPTGDKTHVSTRVMGTYGYCAPEYALTGQLTAKSDVYSFGVVFLEMITGRRVIDSSRPAGEKNLVSWATPLFKDKKKLALIADPLLKGNYPLRGLYQAFAVAAMCLQEEALTRPLMADVVTALKFLAVNDAPEERAVDDDHIKTPSPDSD from the exons ATGGGTTGGTTTAAATGCTGCATGTCAGAGGAAAGATTAGGGAGAAAGGCATTGAAAAAAAGCATCAAGGAATACCGTGATGCCGAGACTTTAGCCTCGTATGCTAACATTTCATTCAAGACAG ATAGCAGCAGAAAAAGGTTCATAActgaagaaatcaagaaaattggAAAGGGCAATATATCTGCTGATATTTTCACATGCCGAGAGTTAGCTACTGCAACCACGAACTTCAACAATGAAAACCTGATAGGCGAAGGCGGTTTTGGGAGGGTATACAAAGGGCTGATTGCAAAAACGAACCAA gTTGTCGCTGTTAAGCAACTAGACAGGAATGGATTTCAAGGAAACAGAGAATTTCTTGTAGAGGTTTTGATGTTAAGTCTTCTTCACCACCCTAACCTTGTCAACATGGTTGGATATTGTGCTGATGGTGACCAGAGGATTTTAGTATATGAGTTCATGGTTAACGGCTCCCTTGAGGATCACCTTCTTG ATTTAACCCCAGATAAAAATCCATTGGATTGGAATACTAGGATTAAAATAGCAGAAGGGGCTGCAAGAGGCCTTGAATACTTGCATGAATCAGCAGATCCTCCAGTAATATACCGTGACTTCAAAGCATCAAACGTGTTATTAGATGAGAATTTCAACCCAAAGCTCTCAGATTTCGGGCTGGCAAAGCTTGGACCGACCGGGGACAAGACACATGTATCCACCAGGGTGATGGGAACTTATGGCTACTGTGCACCTGAATATGCATTGACAGGACAGTTGACAGCGAAATCCGATGTTTACAGCTTTGGAGTCGTGTTTTTGGAGATGATCACTGGAAGACGAGTCATCGACAGTTCAAGACCAGCCGGAGAAAAGAATTTAGTTTCCTGG GCAACACcattatttaaagataaaaaaaagcttgCATTAATTGCAGACCCCTTGCTGAAAGGAAACTATCCCTTAAGAGGTCTGTATCAAGCATTTGCGGTTGCAGCCATGTGTCTCCAAGAGGAAGCTCTTACAAGGCCCTTAATGGCTGATGTTGTAACAGCACTTAAATTTTTAGCAGTAAATGATGCTCCTGAAGAGAGGGCAGTGGACGATGACCATATCAAGACACCTTCTCCTGATAGTGATTGA
- the LOC133702953 gene encoding uncharacterized protein LOC133702953 gives MYVKIAGLWTFGNFRKQAMDSQLRKLVAGLFLLSAIFVSGVKAWTGEIHGRVVCDVCGDSSIGPEDHVLEGAEVAVLCITKSGEVLNYQAFTNDKGIYTVAETMSESDRWDACLARPISSFHEHCTQLGETSTGVKFSYSRPSGFSHRVKPFVYSPANVPTYCI, from the exons ATGTATGTAAAAATTGCTGGTCTTTGGACATTTGGGAATTTCAGAAAACAAGCCATGGATTCACAACTGAGAAAGCTGGTAGCGGGTCTTTTTCTACTGTCAGCAATCTTTGTCTCTGGTGTCAAAGCTTGGACAGGTGAAATACACGGAAGAGTTGTTTGTGATGTTTGTGGTGATTCTTCCATCGGACCTGAAGATCATGTTTTAGAAG GCGCTGAAGTAGCTGTCCTTTGCATAACGAAGTCCGGGGAAGTTCTAAACTACCAGGCCTTCACAAATGATAAGGGGATTTACACTGTGGCAGAGACCATGTCAGAGAGTGACCGTTGGGATGCATGCCTCGCGCGACCTATCAGCAGTTTCCATGAGCACTGCACCCAACTTGGAGAAACTAGCACAGGGGTGAAGTTCAGTTATAGTCGTCCATCTGGATTTTCTCACAGAGTCAAACCTTTTGTCTATAGCCCTGCCAATGTGCCAACATACTGCATCTAG
- the LOC133702684 gene encoding F-box protein CPR1-like isoform X1, protein MRKLKKTASVGSKRRRTAKPPGSSSSSSTEQSKCLVAELPNALIIDILSRLPIRPLLNCKSVCKTWLHLMSDPSFVRLHLERSPTTLLIQKTPFERKESTEMLLVEIVEEDISKPFYIEIIRLFPTKNFPDTDVRILNSCNGLLCLYEDSGDKSDMMVHVCNPVLGEYIDIPVVNTDKKFEHHLAFGFSSVSNQYKVLQTFYLEKDLTAAPCLAEIYTVGTGQWRSIGNASCRLQSLDANAFLHDSIHWIEYRSNSIGFVSAFDFVLEQFKLVALPPASQIHDGMGRGYPSSVGVIKGCLFMTNGVCIENEKFEIWVMEEYGIKESWTKKFVLSNLEVENYVSYQPLYFLSSGEILICEDDESIGVYVPKLERIHEAKFYKGKDCFLVTAHNPSFVSLQDIAKGEELTVLRKSLNSAAAAISDNQNDLAGLIDILQAQLLRKTGNGKTVNGGVLILVS, encoded by the exons ATGagaaagctaaagaaaacaGCCTCCGTGGGTTCGAAAAGAAGGAGAACAGCAAAACCACCAGGAAGTAGTAGTAGTAGCAGCACAGAACAATCCAAATGTTTAGTGGCTGAGCTGCCCAATGCTTTGATAATAGACATCCTATCAAGATTGCCCATCAGGCCCCTACTCAACTGTAAGTCTGTCTGCAAAACTTGGCTTCATTTAATGTCAGACCCTTCTTTTGTCAGGCTCCATCTGGAAAGATCACCCACTACTCTCTTGATTCAGAAGACACCCTTTGAACGTAAAGAAAGTACAGAGATGTTACTTGTTGAGATAGTTGAAGAAGACATCAGTAAacctttttatattgaaatcatCAGGTTGTTTCCCACCAAAAACTTTCCTGATACTGATGttagaattttaaattcttGCAATGGGTTGCTTTGCTTGTATGAAGATTCTGGAGACAAATCTGATATGATGGTTCATGTTTGTAATCCAGTGTTAGGGGAGTACATAGATATCCCAGTAGTTAATACTGACAAAAAATTTGAACATCACCTTGCTTTTGGATTCAGTTCGGTGAGTAATCAATACAAAGTGCTACAGACATTTTATCTTGAGAAAGACTTAACTGCTGCTCCATGTCTGGCAGAAATATACACGGTGGGTACTGGACAATGGAGAAGCATTGGAAATGCTTCTTGCAGACTTCAATCTCTGGACGCCAATGCTTTTTTGCATGATTCAATTCATTGGATTGAATATAGATCTAACAGTATCGGGTTTGTTTCTGCCTTTGATTTTGTGTTGGAGCAGTTTAAGCTGGTGGCCTTACCTCCTGCTTCTCAAATACATGATGGCATGGGGAGGGGCTATCCTTCATCTGTCGGAGTTATAAAAGGTTGCCTATTCATGACTAATGGTGTGTGTATTGAAAATGAGAAATTTGAGATATGGGTCATGGAAGAGTATGGCATCAAGGAGTCTTGGACCAAAAAGTTTGTGCTTTCAAACTTAGAAGTAGAGAATTATGTCTCTTACCAGCCCTTATATTTCTTGAGCTCTGGGGAAATCTTGATATGTGAAGATGATGAAAGTATCGGCGTTTATGTCCCAAAATTGGAGAGAATTCATGAGGCAAAATTCTATAAGGGAAAAGACTGCTTTCTTGTGACCGCCCACAACCCGAGTTTTGTGTCACTCCAAGATATTGCGAAAGGAGAAGAACTTACGGTGTTAAG GAAATCTTTAAACAGCGCAGCAGCAGCCATTTCTGACAATCAAAAT GACCTAGCCGGGCTGATTGATATTTTGCAGGCACAGCTTCTCCGGAAAACGGGTAATGGGAAAACAGTTAATGGGGGCGTGCTAATTTTGGTTTCTTGA
- the LOC133702684 gene encoding F-box protein CPR1-like isoform X3: MRKLKKTASVGSKRRRTAKPPGSSSSSSTEQSKCLVAELPNALIIDILSRLPIRPLLNCKSVCKTWLHLMSDPSFVRLHLERSPTTLLIQKTPFERKESTEMLLVEIVEEDISKPFYIEIIRLFPTKNFPDTDVRILNSCNGLLCLYEDSGDKSDMMVHVCNPVLGEYIDIPVVNTDKKFEHHLAFGFSSVSNQYKVLQTFYLEKDLTAAPCLAEIYTVGTGQWRSIGNASCRLQSLDANAFLHDSIHWIEYRSNSIGFVSAFDFVLEQFKLVALPPASQIHDGMGRGYPSSVGVIKGCLFMTNGVCIENEKFEIWVMEEYGIKESWTKKFVLSNLEVENYVSYQPLYFLSSGEILICEDDESIGVYVPKLERIHEAKFYKGKDCFLVTAHNPSFVSLQDIAKGEELTVLRT, encoded by the exons ATGagaaagctaaagaaaacaGCCTCCGTGGGTTCGAAAAGAAGGAGAACAGCAAAACCACCAGGAAGTAGTAGTAGTAGCAGCACAGAACAATCCAAATGTTTAGTGGCTGAGCTGCCCAATGCTTTGATAATAGACATCCTATCAAGATTGCCCATCAGGCCCCTACTCAACTGTAAGTCTGTCTGCAAAACTTGGCTTCATTTAATGTCAGACCCTTCTTTTGTCAGGCTCCATCTGGAAAGATCACCCACTACTCTCTTGATTCAGAAGACACCCTTTGAACGTAAAGAAAGTACAGAGATGTTACTTGTTGAGATAGTTGAAGAAGACATCAGTAAacctttttatattgaaatcatCAGGTTGTTTCCCACCAAAAACTTTCCTGATACTGATGttagaattttaaattcttGCAATGGGTTGCTTTGCTTGTATGAAGATTCTGGAGACAAATCTGATATGATGGTTCATGTTTGTAATCCAGTGTTAGGGGAGTACATAGATATCCCAGTAGTTAATACTGACAAAAAATTTGAACATCACCTTGCTTTTGGATTCAGTTCGGTGAGTAATCAATACAAAGTGCTACAGACATTTTATCTTGAGAAAGACTTAACTGCTGCTCCATGTCTGGCAGAAATATACACGGTGGGTACTGGACAATGGAGAAGCATTGGAAATGCTTCTTGCAGACTTCAATCTCTGGACGCCAATGCTTTTTTGCATGATTCAATTCATTGGATTGAATATAGATCTAACAGTATCGGGTTTGTTTCTGCCTTTGATTTTGTGTTGGAGCAGTTTAAGCTGGTGGCCTTACCTCCTGCTTCTCAAATACATGATGGCATGGGGAGGGGCTATCCTTCATCTGTCGGAGTTATAAAAGGTTGCCTATTCATGACTAATGGTGTGTGTATTGAAAATGAGAAATTTGAGATATGGGTCATGGAAGAGTATGGCATCAAGGAGTCTTGGACCAAAAAGTTTGTGCTTTCAAACTTAGAAGTAGAGAATTATGTCTCTTACCAGCCCTTATATTTCTTGAGCTCTGGGGAAATCTTGATATGTGAAGATGATGAAAGTATCGGCGTTTATGTCCCAAAATTGGAGAGAATTCATGAGGCAAAATTCTATAAGGGAAAAGACTGCTTTCTTGTGACCGCCCACAACCCGAGTTTTGTGTCACTCCAAGATATTGCGAAAGGAGAAGAACTTACGGTGTTAAG GACCTAG
- the LOC133702684 gene encoding F-box protein CPR1-like isoform X2: MRKLKKTASVGSKRRRTAKPPGSSSSSSTEQSKCLVAELPNALIIDILSRLPIRPLLNCKSVCKTWLHLMSDPSFVRLHLERSPTTLLIQKTPFERKESTEMLLVEIVEEDISKPFYIEIIRLFPTKNFPDTDVRILNSCNGLLCLYEDSGDKSDMMVHVCNPVLGEYIDIPVVNTDKKFEHHLAFGFSSVSNQYKVLQTFYLEKDLTAAPCLAEIYTVGTGQWRSIGNASCRLQSLDANAFLHDSIHWIEYRSNSIGFVSAFDFVLEQFKLVALPPASQIHDGMGRGYPSSVGVIKGCLFMTNGVCIENEKFEIWVMEEYGIKESWTKKFVLSNLEVENYVSYQPLYFLSSGEILICEDDESIGVYVPKLERIHEAKFYKGKDCFLVTAHNPSFVSLQDIAKGEELTVLRKSLNSAAAAISDNQNVRVDSCP, encoded by the exons ATGagaaagctaaagaaaacaGCCTCCGTGGGTTCGAAAAGAAGGAGAACAGCAAAACCACCAGGAAGTAGTAGTAGTAGCAGCACAGAACAATCCAAATGTTTAGTGGCTGAGCTGCCCAATGCTTTGATAATAGACATCCTATCAAGATTGCCCATCAGGCCCCTACTCAACTGTAAGTCTGTCTGCAAAACTTGGCTTCATTTAATGTCAGACCCTTCTTTTGTCAGGCTCCATCTGGAAAGATCACCCACTACTCTCTTGATTCAGAAGACACCCTTTGAACGTAAAGAAAGTACAGAGATGTTACTTGTTGAGATAGTTGAAGAAGACATCAGTAAacctttttatattgaaatcatCAGGTTGTTTCCCACCAAAAACTTTCCTGATACTGATGttagaattttaaattcttGCAATGGGTTGCTTTGCTTGTATGAAGATTCTGGAGACAAATCTGATATGATGGTTCATGTTTGTAATCCAGTGTTAGGGGAGTACATAGATATCCCAGTAGTTAATACTGACAAAAAATTTGAACATCACCTTGCTTTTGGATTCAGTTCGGTGAGTAATCAATACAAAGTGCTACAGACATTTTATCTTGAGAAAGACTTAACTGCTGCTCCATGTCTGGCAGAAATATACACGGTGGGTACTGGACAATGGAGAAGCATTGGAAATGCTTCTTGCAGACTTCAATCTCTGGACGCCAATGCTTTTTTGCATGATTCAATTCATTGGATTGAATATAGATCTAACAGTATCGGGTTTGTTTCTGCCTTTGATTTTGTGTTGGAGCAGTTTAAGCTGGTGGCCTTACCTCCTGCTTCTCAAATACATGATGGCATGGGGAGGGGCTATCCTTCATCTGTCGGAGTTATAAAAGGTTGCCTATTCATGACTAATGGTGTGTGTATTGAAAATGAGAAATTTGAGATATGGGTCATGGAAGAGTATGGCATCAAGGAGTCTTGGACCAAAAAGTTTGTGCTTTCAAACTTAGAAGTAGAGAATTATGTCTCTTACCAGCCCTTATATTTCTTGAGCTCTGGGGAAATCTTGATATGTGAAGATGATGAAAGTATCGGCGTTTATGTCCCAAAATTGGAGAGAATTCATGAGGCAAAATTCTATAAGGGAAAAGACTGCTTTCTTGTGACCGCCCACAACCCGAGTTTTGTGTCACTCCAAGATATTGCGAAAGGAGAAGAACTTACGGTGTTAAG GAAATCTTTAAACAGCGCAGCAGCAGCCATTTCTGACAATCAAAATGTTCGTGTGGATAGTTGCCCTTAG
- the LOC133702846 gene encoding probable folate-biopterin transporter 4: MIEWVKQLNKAFGASFVWLLCLIYFTQGFRSFVWTAVSYQLKDNLKLSPSASQFVSSIAFFPWSIKPLYGILSDCIPIKGRKRIPYLVIATLLSLVPWPMLGIDSNLRSSQWHLTVLLTVHNLGSAMADVVVDAMIAEAVRSERASFAGDLQSISWLSMAVGGIWGSLLGGYALTNLQIDKIFLLFSVLPAIQLLSCGLVGEISADSKVSHESANSSNSHPVNGNGNILDQDNILLKKSSASATRRKRSQKNSNKRASMRTKSLIPEKGNSLISHWFHSLKTATYSLLRAFRQPIILRPMAWFFLAQITVPNLSTVMFYYQTEVLNLDASFLGTARVVGWLGLMLGTFTYNRYLKTMKLRKILLWAHVGLSLLTLLDVILVSRLNLAYGVSDKIMVVFGSALSDAVNQFKLMPFLILSGQLCPPGIEGTLFALFMSINNLGSTLGSFVGAGLASVLNLSSGSFDNLGLGIAIQVLCTFIPIAFLFLIPKEATGISA; encoded by the exons ATGATAGAATGGGTAAAGCAGCTGAACAAGGCATTTGGGGCTTCATTTGTATGGCTTCTTTGCTTGATTTACTTCACTCag GGTTTTAGATCCTTTGTATGGACAGCAGTTTCCTATCAGCTAAAAGACAATCTTAAGCTGTCACCATCAGCCTCACAATTCGTGTCTTCAATAGCATTTTTCCCGTGGAGCATAAAGCCATTATACGG AATTTTGTCTGATTGCATCCCgataaaaggaaggaaaaggatACCATACCTAGTAATTGCAACTCTTCTCTCTCTAGTTCCCTGGCCTATGCTAGGCATAGATTCCAACTTGAGGAGTTCCCAATGGCATCTCACAGTCCTCTTGACAGTGCATAACCTGGGCTCTGCCATGGCAGATGTTGTGGTTGATGCAATGATTGCTGAGGCAGTAAGATCTGAGAG GGCATCATTTGCTGGAGATCTGCAGTCCATATCTTGGTTGTCAATGGCAGTGGGTGGAATTTGGGGCAGTTTGTTAGGAGGATATGCATTGACCAACTTACAAATAGACAagattttcctccttttttctGTACTGCCAGCCATACAGTTATTATCATGTGGTTTGGTTGGGGAGATTTCTGCAGACAGTAAAGTTTCTCATGAGTCTGCCAATTCAAGCAACTCCCATCCAGTGAATGGGAATGGTAATATTTTGGACCAAGATAATATCTTGCTGAAGAAGTCCAGTGCAAGTGCTACAAGAAGAAAGAGGAGCCAAAAGAATAGCAACAAGAGGGCAAGTATGAGAACTAAATCCCTGATACCTGAGAAGGGCAATTCCTTAATATCACATTGGTTCCACTCTCTGAAAACAGCTACTTACAGTTTGTTACGTGCTTTTAGGCAGCCAATCATTTTGAG ACCAATGGCTTGGTTTTTCCTAGCACAGATTACTGTTCCAAACCTCTCAACAGTGATGTTCTATTACCAGACAGAGGTCTTGAACTTGGATGCATCCTTTTTGGGGACTGCACGTGTTGTTGGATGGTTAGGCCTCATGCTAGGAACCTTCACTTACAATCGCTACTTAAAAACCATGAAACTACGGAAGATTCTCTT GTGGGCTCATGTTGGGCTGTCTTTGTTGACCCTCCTAGATGTAATTTTAGTTTCTCGATTGAATCTTGCCTATGGAGTTTCAGATAAGATCATGGTTGTCTTCGGATCTGCCCTTTCCGATGCTGTTAATCAATTCAA GTTAATGCCATTCCTTATATTATCTGGACAGTTATGTCCGCCAGGAATTGAAGGAACACTATTTGCCCTATTTATGTCTATAAACAACTTGGGTTCCACACTGGGATCTTTTGTGGGTGCAGGGTTGGCCTCAGTTTTGAACCTCTCCTCGGGGTcttttgacaaccttggtttGGGCATTGCTATCCAAGTCCTGTGCACTTTCATTCCAATTGCTTTTCTGTTTTTGATACCAAAAGAAGCCACAGGGATATCTGCATAG